From a region of the Paenibacillus sp. FSL R10-2734 genome:
- a CDS encoding sulfatase — protein MSGQNLNRPNILFIMSDDHASHAISAYGSKVNSTPNLDRIANEGVRFDHCFCTNSICAPSRATILTGVYNHINGVKTLGDDLDGRQVTFPKLLQADGYQTAIIGKWHLGHGGNYDPTGFDYWNVLPDQGDYNNPEMIEMGNKKRYEGYVTDIITDMSVDWIKARDPERPFMLMSHHKAPHRHWEPDKKHMHLYEDIDIPEPETFNDDYATRSQAAVQAKMRIDDLNDQDTKGTPPEGLTPEEVRSWKYQRYMKDYLRCIASIDDNVGRMLDYLDEAGLAEDTIVIYTSDQGFFLGDHGWFDKRFMYEESLRMPFLVRYPREIKPGSVNSDIVLNTDFAPTFLEYAYLPIHERMQGKSIRPLLRGVTPDDWRTSMYYRYWMHLDGCHEVYSHYGIRTHDYKLIYYYAQALGTTDSRDENRPPEWELFDLKQDPYELNNVYDSPKYADRVAVLTTELEQLIADAKDEAIH, from the coding sequence ATGTCAGGACAGAATCTAAACCGACCTAATATTCTATTTATTATGTCAGATGACCACGCTTCTCATGCGATCAGCGCTTATGGCAGCAAAGTGAATTCAACTCCGAACCTTGATCGAATCGCCAACGAAGGCGTGCGTTTCGATCATTGCTTCTGTACGAATTCAATCTGTGCGCCAAGTCGTGCTACTATCCTTACTGGTGTATATAACCATATCAACGGCGTAAAGACGCTCGGTGATGACCTCGACGGTAGACAAGTGACATTCCCAAAGCTGTTGCAGGCAGATGGGTATCAAACAGCGATTATCGGAAAATGGCACCTAGGTCACGGCGGCAACTATGATCCTACTGGGTTCGACTACTGGAATGTACTTCCTGACCAAGGCGATTATAATAATCCGGAAATGATTGAGATGGGAAATAAGAAACGTTATGAGGGTTACGTTACTGATATCATAACTGACATGTCCGTGGACTGGATCAAAGCTCGTGATCCTGAACGTCCATTCATGCTGATGTCCCACCATAAAGCTCCACACCGTCATTGGGAGCCAGATAAGAAGCACATGCATCTATATGAAGATATCGATATCCCTGAGCCGGAGACGTTCAATGACGATTATGCCACTCGCTCACAAGCAGCAGTACAAGCTAAGATGCGTATCGATGATCTGAATGATCAAGACACGAAGGGCACACCGCCAGAAGGATTAACACCAGAAGAAGTGCGAAGCTGGAAGTATCAACGTTATATGAAGGACTACCTGCGATGTATCGCATCTATCGATGACAACGTGGGTAGAATGCTCGACTATTTGGACGAAGCAGGTCTGGCGGAAGATACAATCGTCATCTATACCTCTGATCAAGGTTTCTTCCTCGGTGATCACGGCTGGTTTGATAAGCGCTTCATGTACGAGGAATCACTGCGCATGCCGTTTCTAGTACGCTATCCGCGTGAGATCAAGCCAGGCAGCGTGAACTCGGACATCGTGCTCAATACCGACTTTGCGCCAACGTTTTTAGAATACGCTTACTTACCGATCCACGAACGTATGCAAGGCAAGAGTATTCGCCCGCTGCTACGTGGTGTGACGCCTGATGATTGGCGGACATCGATGTATTACCGTTACTGGATGCATCTTGACGGCTGTCATGAAGTTTACTCCCATTATGGTATTCGCACACATGATTACAAGCTAATTTACTATTATGCACAAGCGCTCGGTACAACGGATTCAAGAGATGAGAATCGTCCGCCTGAGTGGGAACTGTTTGACCTGAAACAGGATCCATATGAACTGAACAATGTTTATGACTCACCAAAATACGCTGATCGCGTAGCTGTTTTGACAACTGAATTGGAGCAATTGATCGCAGACGCTAAAGATGAAGCGATACACTAA
- the glp gene encoding gephyrin-like molybdotransferase Glp, with amino-acid sequence MKDQKFQRRALQVKEAQAKIIKFANPLEPQEVILNECCGRYLAEEVIAPHPFPAFNRSSMDGYAIIAADTNLCVDGQVVWLEMVDNIPCGAVQSVEITSGTAARIMTGAQVPTGSDAVVMLEVTETRVEDGKTYVGIRKKQEAKSNITPMGLELSPGEQVLPAGRLISAGDIAVLAAFGIHTVKVYRRPKVAIFATGTELLEVHEPLQPGKIRNSNSPMLEALVKEAGGEPVMLGSIVDDLELARSKVQMALETYDFVITTGGVSVGDYDIMGDLVREQSGDMLFNKVTMRPGSVTTAAVRGGKLLLALSGNPGACFVGFQLFARPVISLMQSATQPFLPEWSATLGADYNRVNNFTRFVRARLEIRDGSLYAYPAAIDESSVTVTIKDSDCLIVVPPEEQGLSAGAKVTIIKLPGEIRG; translated from the coding sequence ATGAAGGATCAAAAATTTCAGCGCAGAGCGCTTCAAGTAAAAGAGGCACAGGCTAAAATCATCAAATTTGCTAATCCACTAGAGCCACAGGAGGTCATATTGAATGAGTGCTGTGGTCGCTATTTAGCAGAGGAAGTGATTGCTCCGCATCCTTTTCCCGCGTTTAACCGTTCAAGCATGGATGGGTATGCGATTATCGCAGCGGATACGAATCTCTGTGTAGATGGACAAGTCGTATGGTTAGAAATGGTGGACAATATTCCATGTGGTGCTGTGCAATCTGTAGAAATAACTTCGGGAACTGCAGCAAGGATAATGACTGGGGCACAAGTTCCGACAGGGTCAGATGCTGTAGTAATGCTGGAAGTAACGGAGACACGTGTGGAGGATGGGAAGACTTACGTTGGTATTCGAAAGAAGCAGGAAGCTAAGTCTAATATCACACCGATGGGGCTGGAGTTAAGCCCTGGTGAGCAAGTGCTGCCAGCGGGACGATTAATCTCAGCGGGGGATATAGCTGTTTTAGCAGCATTTGGGATACATACAGTGAAAGTCTATCGTCGGCCTAAGGTAGCTATCTTTGCGACAGGAACAGAGCTGCTAGAGGTGCATGAACCCCTACAGCCTGGCAAAATTCGAAACAGTAACTCACCCATGCTTGAGGCTTTAGTAAAAGAGGCAGGAGGGGAGCCAGTGATGCTAGGATCTATTGTGGACGATCTGGAGCTGGCTCGAAGTAAAGTGCAGATGGCGCTGGAAACTTATGATTTTGTAATCACAACGGGTGGTGTATCGGTAGGAGATTATGATATCATGGGCGATTTGGTACGTGAACAGAGTGGAGATATGTTGTTTAATAAAGTGACGATGCGTCCGGGGAGCGTTACTACTGCTGCTGTTAGAGGTGGTAAGCTTTTATTAGCCTTATCAGGTAATCCAGGTGCTTGTTTCGTTGGGTTTCAATTGTTCGCACGTCCGGTTATCAGCTTAATGCAGAGTGCTACACAGCCTTTCTTGCCAGAATGGAGCGCCACACTTGGTGCAGATTATAACAGAGTGAATAACTTTACTCGATTTGTTCGAGCGCGATTAGAGATCCGTGACGGTAGTCTTTATGCCTATCCAGCAGCTATCGACGAATCTTCCGTGACGGTCACAATTAAGGATAGCGATTGTCTGATTGTTGTTCCACCAGAGGAACAAGGTTTATCTGCGGGAGCTAAAGTGACTATAATCAAGCTACCTGGAGAAATACGCGGATAG
- the xerS gene encoding tyrosine recombinase XerS: MSVQKNDDRKKLDLKLPLMPWFVQQFIDYKRPDLSPSTLLEYIRDYESFFGWLRAEGLSQASSNTEITLLELETLHMDSIVGYRLHLTTRAEGTNTRVTVSRKLSALRSLFHYLSQIAEDENFYPLLKRNIMAKVEVKRTHKPKDTAAKLKGKILEDEELLEFVGYIYEGYGRDVEGNKQAYYSFQLNRERDACIASLILNSGLRVSEVVNLNVDDLDVNNKLIYVTRKGNNDETFKTPVYFREQAKDDLALYLTLRQSRYKTPKREKALFIALPNGRQEGKRMTKRAIQEMIIKYAKRFGKPYLTVHKLRHSFATDYYLQNDIYKTKEQLGHASTETTEIYAHLTDKTMSEAIERRLDS, encoded by the coding sequence ATGAGCGTTCAAAAGAACGATGACCGAAAAAAACTAGACCTAAAGCTACCTCTCATGCCTTGGTTCGTTCAGCAGTTTATTGACTATAAGCGACCTGATCTTTCCCCCTCCACCCTGCTGGAGTATATTCGGGATTATGAATCTTTTTTTGGCTGGCTGCGTGCTGAAGGTCTCTCTCAGGCCAGTTCCAACACAGAGATAACGCTGCTTGAATTGGAAACTCTGCATATGGATAGTATTGTTGGATACCGTCTGCATCTTACTACCCGAGCAGAGGGAACTAATACACGTGTAACCGTGTCCCGTAAACTGTCCGCCTTGCGTTCCTTATTTCATTATTTAAGTCAAATCGCTGAGGATGAGAATTTCTATCCATTGCTTAAACGAAATATTATGGCCAAGGTTGAAGTTAAACGAACACATAAGCCTAAGGATACCGCTGCTAAATTGAAGGGCAAGATTTTGGAAGATGAAGAGCTTCTGGAATTCGTGGGTTATATTTATGAAGGATATGGACGAGATGTTGAAGGAAATAAGCAAGCCTACTATTCCTTTCAATTGAATCGTGAGCGCGATGCCTGTATTGCTAGTCTAATTCTGAATTCTGGCCTGCGTGTATCCGAGGTAGTCAATCTGAACGTGGATGATTTGGACGTTAACAACAAGCTAATCTATGTTACCCGAAAAGGGAACAATGATGAAACGTTCAAGACTCCAGTTTATTTTCGAGAACAAGCTAAGGATGACCTAGCTCTATATTTAACCCTACGTCAATCTCGTTATAAGACGCCAAAGAGGGAGAAAGCATTGTTTATCGCTTTGCCCAACGGACGTCAAGAAGGTAAGCGCATGACCAAAAGAGCCATTCAAGAAATGATTATTAAATATGCCAAACGCTTTGGCAAGCCTTATCTAACGGTACATAAGCTTCGTCACTCTTTTGCAACAGACTATTATCTACAAAATGATATTTATAAAACAAAAGAACAGCTCGGGCACGCATCTACAGAAACAACCGAAATCTATGCTCATCTCACTGACAAGACGATGTCCGAGGCAATCGAACGCCGTTTGGATAGTTGA
- a CDS encoding GNAT family N-acetyltransferase encodes MDLGMELVPRERKQTISKLMQFYLYDFTRYLEIDVDQDGVFPSYPGLESFWSSGNNKFVYLFKVDGHIAGFALVERLFRNPEGQFYMTEFFVMQKYRRSGVGTWAAHKLFDMYPGDWKVSQVRANTPARNFWHRVIGEYTNGEFQERFNPQQGNPSQYFNTLNNNRVNS; translated from the coding sequence ATGGATCTTGGAATGGAGCTGGTTCCCAGAGAGCGGAAACAGACAATAAGCAAACTAATGCAGTTCTATTTATATGATTTCACCCGTTATCTGGAGATTGATGTAGACCAAGATGGAGTATTTCCGTCCTATCCGGGACTAGAATCTTTTTGGAGTAGTGGCAACAATAAATTTGTGTATTTGTTCAAGGTGGACGGGCATATCGCTGGTTTTGCTTTAGTAGAACGATTGTTTCGTAATCCCGAGGGGCAATTTTACATGACTGAGTTTTTTGTGATGCAAAAATACCGCCGAAGCGGTGTAGGGACTTGGGCTGCGCATAAATTGTTTGATATGTACCCAGGCGACTGGAAGGTTTCGCAGGTACGCGCTAATACGCCTGCACGAAATTTCTGGCATAGAGTAATCGGGGAGTACACCAATGGAGAATTCCAAGAGCGCTTTAATCCGCAACAAGGCAATCCAAGTCAATACTTCAACACATTAAATAATAATAGGGTTAATAGTTGA
- a CDS encoding sporulation protein YjcZ: MGEFAGGFTSTGAILVLFILLVIITKTLCL, from the coding sequence ATGGGCGAGTTTGCAGGAGGTTTTACTTCCACAGGAGCGATTTTGGTTCTGTTTATCCTGTTGGTTATCATCACTAAAACTCTTTGTCTGTAA
- a CDS encoding TetR/AcrR family transcriptional regulator: MTKEQRQIREHEEMKNMILQAAALLITEEGIEKLSIRKIADRIEYSPGIIYHYFHGKDEIVEKYLQQKYTDMVAGLQSVQRNVEHEVAPEILLKQSLEQWIRAMLSTEVEYRNVMLNDTPAVLSHTAVLFKGAAQERKAISMLCECLARFESNELRDDLSIELTAQVIWSAAFGLIIRVIVEKDLPEEQVEALISCYLDSMVAIARSESGRERL; this comes from the coding sequence ATGACTAAAGAACAACGGCAGATCCGTGAGCATGAGGAAATGAAGAATATGATCTTACAAGCCGCGGCTTTGTTGATTACAGAGGAGGGAATTGAGAAGCTTTCTATCCGGAAAATTGCAGATCGAATCGAGTATTCTCCGGGAATTATTTATCATTACTTCCATGGTAAAGATGAAATTGTAGAGAAATATTTACAACAAAAATACACAGATATGGTTGCCGGACTTCAGTCCGTACAACGCAATGTAGAGCATGAAGTGGCACCAGAGATTCTTTTGAAACAATCGCTTGAGCAATGGATCAGGGCGATGCTCTCCACAGAAGTAGAATACCGTAATGTAATGCTGAATGATACACCGGCTGTCCTTAGTCACACTGCTGTTCTTTTTAAGGGTGCTGCTCAGGAACGTAAAGCGATTAGTATGCTCTGCGAATGTCTAGCTAGGTTTGAATCGAATGAACTCCGTGATGATCTTTCGATAGAGCTTACTGCTCAAGTGATATGGAGTGCTGCATTTGGATTAATTATCCGAGTGATTGTGGAAAAGGATCTGCCTGAAGAACAGGTTGAGGCACTGATTTCTTGTTATTTGGATTCAATGGTTGCAATAGCAAGATCTGAGAGCGGAAGGGAGCGATTATAA
- a CDS encoding flavodoxin domain-containing protein — protein sequence MKTIIIYTSKYGCTEKAAYLLKNQLGEGTEVVNLMLAKEPTLDRYDTIILGGSVYYGKIQKQMTAFASKFQNELGKKRVGLFICAGAKGEQATQELKASFPEKLYNHSITTEVFGDEIYEEKLTLLDRFVLRMVKGKNRSVNGLSKETIERFALAMK from the coding sequence ATGAAGACTATTATTATTTATACTTCAAAATATGGATGTACGGAGAAAGCTGCTTATTTATTGAAGAATCAATTGGGTGAAGGGACTGAAGTAGTTAATTTGATGCTTGCCAAAGAGCCGACACTAGATCGATATGACACTATCATTTTAGGTGGGTCTGTTTATTATGGGAAAATACAAAAACAAATGACTGCGTTTGCTTCAAAATTTCAAAATGAACTAGGTAAAAAGCGCGTAGGATTGTTTATTTGTGCAGGAGCGAAGGGTGAGCAAGCCACACAGGAATTGAAAGCTTCATTTCCAGAAAAGCTGTATAACCATTCAATTACAACAGAAGTGTTCGGAGATGAGATTTATGAAGAGAAGCTAACTTTATTAGATCGATTCGTTCTTCGAATGGTAAAAGGGAAGAATAGGAGTGTAAATGGATTATCGAAAGAGACGATTGAGCGGTTTGCACTTGCGATGAAGTAG
- a CDS encoding Gfo/Idh/MocA family oxidoreductase — protein MNVGVLGTGFGAYHAQLWMKMERVDKVIIFGRNEAKLQKLKLDLDVEITTNIEDIMLDSTIDVIDICLPSNLHRQYAVDALKNGKHVFCETPICYSLEDALAMKEAEQQYDSRILVNQFIKFDPAYKYLYETTQNEKYGKLLSLTLKRETPPLWGDLGLHAIATNLMLHELDFVTWMLGSTEAHSVWGTDGGKSDQALVRAMFQQPNVSVEIVVSSQMPASYPFSVGYEAYFEQGKLVYQESDNMNGSVESSLIEYTASGNQDLLLDAANPYEKSLEHALQCLKDGTSSIIELDHALQAIELAIKIGKKLV, from the coding sequence ATGAACGTAGGCGTATTGGGAACTGGGTTTGGGGCATATCATGCACAGTTATGGATGAAAATGGAGCGTGTAGACAAAGTGATTATCTTTGGTAGAAATGAAGCTAAGCTTCAGAAGCTAAAGTTGGACCTAGACGTTGAGATTACTACAAATATTGAGGATATTATGCTTGATTCCACCATCGATGTGATTGATATCTGTTTGCCCTCTAATTTACATAGGCAATATGCTGTTGATGCGCTTAAGAATGGAAAGCATGTATTTTGTGAGACACCGATTTGCTACAGCTTAGAAGATGCCCTTGCGATGAAGGAAGCCGAACAACAATATGATTCACGAATCCTCGTAAACCAGTTTATTAAATTCGATCCTGCGTACAAATATCTTTACGAAACGACTCAAAATGAGAAATACGGAAAGCTTTTATCCCTCACCTTAAAAAGAGAAACACCGCCCTTGTGGGGAGACCTCGGTCTGCACGCCATCGCTACAAACCTGATGCTTCACGAATTGGATTTTGTGACCTGGATGCTGGGGTCTACGGAGGCGCACTCAGTTTGGGGAACAGATGGTGGTAAAAGTGATCAAGCCTTAGTACGTGCGATGTTCCAACAACCTAATGTATCCGTAGAGATCGTTGTTTCTTCACAAATGCCGGCCTCTTATCCTTTTTCGGTAGGTTATGAGGCTTATTTTGAACAAGGCAAGCTCGTCTATCAAGAAAGTGACAACATGAATGGATCTGTGGAAAGCTCATTAATTGAATATACCGCTTCAGGTAATCAAGATCTTTTATTAGATGCAGCTAATCCCTATGAAAAAAGTTTGGAGCATGCACTTCAATGCCTAAAAGATGGTACGTCGTCAATAATTGAGCTAGATCATGCCTTACAAGCAATAGAACTAGCCATTAAGATTGGAAAAAAGCTTGTATAA
- a CDS encoding WYL domain-containing protein, whose amino-acid sequence MRLHRLIAILLLVESRGKMKANDLAQALETSVRSIYRDIDVLAEAGIPLLSTPGPNGGISLMEGYTVNLNQLHGEDVINLYLTGMGIHAGGHTHSGLKLKTTLLKLEKTLPSSYQTDIQKAQRRFYFDDTPWWSERIEIPCLESIRTAVWRSQKLKIEYHKINRVISSRKLQPYGLVVKKEEWYLIAYCEEVEQLRTFKCERIASTQLMDEAYAIPQEFSLERHWKQQERGFKQVCKEEEFYSVVIRTDKRRESTLQGVEIMSRIEEGDQIFLTVNMYSYESACTNVWGMLGRTEIVEPLELRQYVKEQVHRLQKIYY is encoded by the coding sequence ATGCGTTTGCACCGTTTGATTGCTATTTTATTATTAGTGGAATCGAGAGGGAAAATGAAGGCCAATGACCTAGCTCAAGCCTTGGAGACCTCTGTACGTTCTATCTATAGAGACATTGATGTACTAGCTGAAGCTGGAATACCACTGTTATCCACGCCGGGACCGAATGGTGGCATCTCTTTAATGGAGGGTTATACTGTTAACCTAAATCAGCTTCATGGTGAAGATGTAATCAATCTATATTTAACTGGAATGGGGATTCATGCGGGCGGTCATACTCATTCCGGATTAAAGCTAAAGACAACCCTGCTGAAATTAGAAAAAACATTACCCTCTTCCTATCAGACGGATATCCAGAAGGCACAAAGACGTTTTTATTTCGATGATACGCCTTGGTGGTCAGAACGTATAGAAATCCCCTGTCTGGAGTCGATTCGGACTGCCGTTTGGAGATCACAAAAACTGAAGATTGAGTACCACAAGATTAACAGAGTCATCTCAAGCAGGAAATTACAGCCTTATGGTCTAGTTGTGAAAAAAGAAGAGTGGTATCTTATAGCCTACTGTGAAGAAGTCGAACAATTACGCACGTTCAAATGTGAACGAATTGCTTCTACTCAGCTTATGGATGAGGCGTATGCTATCCCTCAGGAATTTTCATTAGAAAGGCACTGGAAGCAGCAGGAGAGAGGATTTAAGCAAGTTTGTAAAGAGGAAGAGTTTTACTCTGTTGTGATTAGAACGGATAAGAGGAGAGAGTCTACCCTACAAGGGGTGGAGATCATGAGTAGGATTGAGGAAGGAGATCAAATATTCCTTACTGTAAATATGTATAGCTATGAAAGTGCATGTACGAATGTTTGGGGGATGCTAGGTCGAACCGAGATTGTGGAACCTTTGGAGCTGAGACAATATGTGAAAGAGCAGGTGCATCGGCTACAGAAAATTTATTATTAG
- a CDS encoding MFS transporter produces MNQHLRHIHPLAWTIIVGTMFGRLVTSMSIPFLSIYLTQVLGATPTQTGITVAVSSLAGVMASFYGGYISDIVGRKIVMLISVFGWAAVFFGFSVAQHLWVFFLVNTLNGLCRSVFEPTSRALLSDITPAESKLLVFNLRYAAINLGVVFGPIIGVQLGSAESTFPFMIAGIVYVVYGLVLFIQFKLHHSTMQSHTQVEPPRLLEALATTGRDRVFLPVLLGTIFCVLGYGHFGSTMAQYLAMNTHFTNGGQLFSYMLSLNAITVLVVQYPIVRTASKFSPIIPLILGNICVALSLLLVGFAGGVALLMFSVILFTIGEVLLFTMMDMLIDRIAKPEMKGTYFGTIGFNNLGSVIAPIFGGVLLDHYGAQNGLTIFLPLALTTAIGLPFLIVAHKRLVAREKLSLGVETSA; encoded by the coding sequence ATGAATCAGCATCTAAGGCATATTCACCCTCTAGCATGGACTATCATCGTGGGTACGATGTTCGGACGTTTGGTTACTTCTATGAGCATCCCGTTTTTGTCCATTTATTTAACCCAAGTCCTTGGAGCTACCCCCACCCAAACAGGAATTACGGTAGCAGTCAGTTCATTGGCAGGAGTGATGGCCAGCTTCTACGGAGGATATATCTCGGATATTGTAGGCCGCAAAATCGTGATGTTAATCTCCGTATTTGGCTGGGCGGCAGTTTTTTTCGGATTCTCAGTTGCTCAACATCTGTGGGTATTCTTCCTGGTCAACACTCTGAACGGATTATGCAGATCCGTATTTGAGCCCACTTCACGGGCACTTTTGTCCGACATTACACCAGCTGAAAGTAAGCTGCTTGTATTTAATCTTAGATACGCCGCCATCAACCTTGGTGTTGTCTTTGGTCCGATTATAGGCGTGCAGCTCGGTTCTGCCGAATCTACGTTTCCCTTTATGATCGCTGGAATTGTATATGTTGTATACGGGCTTGTATTATTCATACAATTTAAATTGCATCATTCAACCATGCAGAGTCATACTCAAGTTGAACCACCACGTTTACTTGAAGCCTTGGCCACAACTGGTAGAGACCGTGTATTCTTGCCAGTTCTGCTCGGTACGATCTTTTGTGTGCTAGGATACGGACATTTTGGCTCAACTATGGCGCAATACTTAGCAATGAACACCCATTTTACAAATGGTGGGCAACTATTCTCCTATATGTTGTCACTCAATGCCATCACAGTGTTAGTGGTGCAATATCCAATTGTACGCACTGCAAGCAAATTCTCACCAATCATTCCTTTAATTCTAGGAAATATCTGCGTTGCACTCAGTCTTTTGTTAGTAGGATTTGCAGGAGGAGTAGCCCTTCTAATGTTCAGTGTCATTCTGTTCACTATAGGTGAAGTGCTTCTATTTACGATGATGGATATGTTAATCGATCGGATCGCGAAGCCAGAAATGAAAGGTACGTACTTTGGAACGATTGGCTTTAACAATCTGGGGAGTGTAATCGCACCTATCTTCGGCGGGGTGTTGCTGGATCATTATGGGGCTCAGAACGGTCTTACTATCTTCCTGCCACTCGCTTTAACGACGGCTATAGGTCTTCCTTTTCTAATCGTTGCGCACAAGAGGCTTGTGGCTAGAGAGAAGTTATCTCTTGGCGTTGAGACTAGCGCATAA
- a CDS encoding ABC transporter substrate-binding protein, which translates to MDHNSNHFLCLAIGIPSPTGIGEANPVTIELLASILCCTPRNVKFILRKLEEQGFIHWQPGRGRGHVSQLTFLRTIEEVLEDSFQELISKGKIKEAIELLSRGQVSDPLKERLLMVLNKQMGFRSESETTSGLDVLRITRNRHMEELDPAYVYTAFESYLLGQIYNTLVTYDAASDNFLPGLAHMWEANEDHTSYIFYLRKGVRFHHGRIMTSRDVKETFQRLIDLNSPALSLYKDIERVELEGDHRIRFELSRPNLFFLHMFSCIHMSILPYDVDLANEVSGTGPYRLIDLNDDVLVLTAFDYYYGIRPLLDRVEIWYLPEQASNERLYELPNPVQGELLPNIICNHSIDYPALGCRYILFNFHKEGVHQNLQFRQAIRILYSRAALIKELGGNRITPADSFLPWESSKRDFVEPTLDHARSLLLASGYQGETLTFATKDKKEEREEALWFQERAASVGLQIKLYLFNEFSSEDVKNTAEILLAEEVLEDDWQWGMINYFNNKYNYLFSLLRDDQILLFSDELTDFTQSPKEERIKLLDQAEDVLRDHYWVLYGCHMNKKAQLNQSLFGLHTSSFGFLDISKLWIKNTSL; encoded by the coding sequence ATGGATCATAATAGTAATCATTTTTTATGCTTAGCAATAGGCATCCCATCTCCTACAGGTATAGGTGAAGCTAATCCTGTGACGATAGAATTACTGGCTTCGATTCTGTGCTGCACTCCGCGTAACGTAAAGTTTATTCTTCGAAAGCTTGAAGAGCAGGGATTTATTCATTGGCAGCCGGGAAGAGGGCGTGGGCATGTTTCGCAGCTAACTTTTCTACGAACGATTGAAGAGGTGCTGGAGGATAGCTTTCAAGAACTCATAAGCAAGGGAAAGATTAAGGAAGCCATTGAGTTATTAAGTCGTGGTCAGGTTAGTGATCCCTTAAAAGAACGGTTATTAATGGTGTTAAACAAGCAAATGGGCTTCCGTAGCGAATCGGAGACGACATCAGGTCTGGATGTCTTGCGAATTACTCGTAACCGGCACATGGAAGAGTTAGATCCAGCTTATGTTTACACCGCGTTTGAATCCTACTTGCTTGGACAAATTTATAATACATTAGTTACTTATGATGCAGCTTCGGATAACTTTCTCCCCGGACTGGCTCATATGTGGGAAGCGAATGAAGATCATACAAGTTATATTTTTTATCTAAGAAAGGGTGTGCGGTTCCATCACGGTAGGATTATGACCTCGAGAGATGTAAAAGAGACATTTCAACGACTTATAGACTTGAATAGTCCGGCATTAAGCCTATATAAGGATATTGAGCGAGTGGAACTCGAAGGAGACCACCGGATCCGGTTCGAGCTATCACGTCCGAATCTCTTTTTTCTTCACATGTTCAGTTGTATTCATATGTCGATTCTTCCTTATGATGTAGATCTCGCTAATGAAGTTAGTGGAACAGGACCTTACCGTTTAATAGATCTAAATGATGATGTGTTAGTCCTAACGGCGTTTGATTATTATTACGGAATTCGCCCGCTGCTAGATCGTGTGGAGATTTGGTATTTGCCAGAACAAGCTTCAAATGAACGATTGTACGAACTACCCAATCCCGTTCAAGGAGAGCTATTACCTAATATCATCTGTAACCACAGTATTGACTACCCTGCCTTAGGATGTCGATATATCCTGTTTAATTTCCATAAGGAAGGCGTTCATCAAAATCTACAATTTCGGCAGGCGATTCGTATCCTTTACAGTCGAGCGGCTTTAATTAAGGAGTTAGGAGGGAACCGTATTACTCCTGCGGATAGCTTTTTACCTTGGGAGAGCAGTAAGAGGGATTTCGTAGAGCCTACCTTGGATCACGCAAGAAGCCTGTTATTGGCGAGTGGCTATCAGGGAGAAACCTTAACTTTTGCTACTAAAGATAAAAAAGAAGAGCGAGAAGAAGCTTTGTGGTTTCAAGAACGGGCTGCTTCAGTTGGACTGCAAATTAAACTCTATTTATTCAATGAATTTAGCTCAGAAGACGTAAAGAACACCGCAGAAATTCTGCTTGCTGAAGAGGTTCTTGAAGATGATTGGCAGTGGGGTATGATTAACTACTTTAATAATAAATATAATTATCTATTTTCTCTACTGAGAGACGATCAGATCTTGTTATTCTCAGATGAACTCACCGATTTCACGCAATCGCCTAAGGAAGAAAGAATAAAGTTGCTGGATCAGGCAGAAGACGTACTTAGGGACCACTATTGGGTGTTATATGGCTGTCATATGAATAAAAAAGCGCAGCTAAATCAAAGCTTGTTTGGACTTCACACGAGCTCATTCGGATTTCTGGATATCTCCAAGCTGTGGATCAAAAATACTAGTCTTTAA